TCAAGCTCGGCCGCGCTGCAACCGAGCAGTGCCTTGCTCACCAGATCAGCAGGCCATGGCCGAGCTTGATCTCCACCACAAGAAGAGCGATGAAGCCAAGCATGGCAACCCGTCCGTTAAGACGCTCGGTGTGGGTGTGAAACCCATACCGAGGCAATCGGCGAACCGGGATCGTGGTGGGGTCAAGCATGGGCTGAACAGGCTTCATCAAACAGTTTGCTGGCCGCCGGGAAGCGGCCGCGAGAGCGAGCGGGAAACTCACTCATCACTGAGCAGACCCTCCTCCTGCAGACCCTCGACGGCTTCTGCATCCACCACCTGCTCTTCCTTCAGCTCGTTGTCGCCTTCAGGACGGGCAAATGCTGCGAAGTTGGCACCCGCTTCAATACCGTGTCGGCTGCGGGTGGCCTCGAGATCCGCATCGCTGGGATCATCGAGAACCGCAGAGGCATCGGCAGCGGGAGCTGCCGGCATGTCGACGGTGTAATCCGGACGCAGATTCTGCATGCGGCGATAGCCAGCGGGATCCTCAGCAAGTATGTCCGGGTGAGGACCGGCCTCGGCCCGAAGCTCTTCCTCGAATCCGCTGAAGCCGGTACCGGCCGGAATCAGGCGACCGATGATCACGTTCTCCTTGAGGCCACGCAGCCAGTCGCTCTTGCCCTCGATGGCAGCTTCCGTCAGAACCCTGGTGGTCTCCTGGAAGGAGGCAGCAGAGATAAAGCTGTCGGTATTGAGAGAGGCCTTGGTGATGCCGAGGAGAACGGGCGTGAACTCCGCAGGCGCACCACCGGTGATCGACATGGCCTGGTTGGTGTCTTCCACCTGACGCAACTCGATCAGCTCACCAGGCAGAAGCGTGGTGTCACCAGCGTCCTCGACCCGCACCTTGCTGGTCATCTGACGCACGATCACTTCGATGTGCTTGTCATCAATCGAGACGCCCTGGGACTTGTAGACGTTCTGAACCTCGGTCACCAGACGGTGCTGAAGGTTGGCGATCGCCTCCTGAGCCGCATCCATCAGAGGCTTACGACTGCGCAGGTCTTCGAAGAAGCACTCCAGCAGTTCGTGGGGGTTGATCGGTCCATCGGTCAGCAGCTCACCGGCATGAACCTGCTGGCCATCGCTGACCATCACGTTGCGGCCGAGAAGAATCGGATATTCGGCGACTGCATCATCAGCCTCAATCACCGTGACAACGGTGGTTTCATCGTCCTCTCCCTGCTTGATCTCGACGGTGCCGGGCTTCTTACAGAGGATGGCCGACTCCCTCGGACGACGGGCTTCCAACAGCTCTTCAATTCGGGGCAGACCCTGAACGATGTCACCGGTCTTCTGGCGCTCAAACACCAGCAAGGCCAGACCATCCCCACGCTGCACAAGGTCGCCGTCACGCACATGAAGCACGGAATCCGGCGAAATCATGTAGGGGCGACCCAGTCGCAGGGTGACGGCCTTG
This region of Synechococcus sp. NOUM97013 genomic DNA includes:
- a CDS encoding chlorophyll a/b-binding protein, with protein sequence MLDPTTIPVRRLPRYGFHTHTERLNGRVAMLGFIALLVVEIKLGHGLLIW